The DNA window GTTCGGCTTGAGCCGGCCGAGGTGTTGGAGCTTCGCGCGGATTTCGGCGGTGATCTTCGCCGCCTCGCGATGGGTCGGTGACACCACCAGCGCCGACTCTCCGGCGGCGACGGACGACACGTAATCCGCCGCCAGGTGCTGGTAACGGTCCTGTTCCGGCGATTCCTTGATCCAGCCCAGTTCGTCGAGCCGTTTGAAGCCCTCAGCTACTCGCCCTTCGCTTACAGCCCTTACCGCTTGTTTGTACTGCCCCTTCTGCCGCTGGATGTCGCGAATCTCCGTCGGCACGCAGCCGGCTTCGGTTTCCAGCAGGCGAAGGGCCGCGCCGCGTTCGACGCTGCCGTGCTGGCGCTTGTCGCCCATCAGAATGACGCGCGCATGGAGGTCGCGGGCGAGGTCGAACACCTGCCGCATGGCCTTGGTACCCAGAAGCCCAGCTTCATCGATCCACACGATCTGCCCGCGAATCTTCTGCTGCAACTCGGTATCGACCAACAGCCGAGCCACCGTGTCGGCGGCTGCGAATCCCTCCTGTTCCCGGAGCACGCCGCGACTGGCGTCGGCGCTGGGGGCGAACGCGAAGACCTGCCGGCCGGTCTTTTCGATGGCCTCGACGGCCTCTTTCATCATGGAGGTCTTGCCGACACCGGCCGCGCCACGCACCAGAACCACGCGATCGCGCGAGGTCAGCACATGCTCAACCGCCCTGCGCTGGTCGGCGTTGAGCCAGTCCCGCTCGAAAACGTGCGGCGACTGGCTGATCGGGACGCAGGCCCCTCGGCCGGCGCGGGCAAACTCAATCATCCGCTTCTCTTCCTCCAGCACCTGCGGCGTGGTGATCATCGTCCGGCCGTCTCGGGTCGCGCTCAGGTAATCGCTGCGCCGGTAGGCTGCATGGATCGACCGTTCACTCGTTTGCCCCAGGCTGCGCTTCATCGCCACGGCAAGCAGGTCGCGCTCAGGCACTACGCTCTTTCGCTCGAAACAGTGCTCCGTCGCCTGCTCGATCGCGGCAGTTGCGAACTGCGGCGACATCCGGACCGGTTCCGCGCCAATCCGTCCGGCTACGGCGTCAAATGCGTCACGGTCCCCCTCGCCCAGCCGTGACGCCCACTCGGCCCGCAATTCGTCCATCGTCAGGTTCTTCGCCTTGCGAACGCGCGTTTTCGCTCCCAACTCGCTTTTCGCTTTGGGGTCGTTGATTCCTTCGGCTTCCGCTTTGGCCTCGATCTGCGTGGTCCGCCGGGAAAACGCGGCGAGCAACGCACGGTCCGACATCCCGGCAATCTCGTACCCGTTGCCGGTTCGCTCCACTGCCAGCCCGAGATCGCCAAGGTTCTCGGCCATGCGGGCGTGGAAGACCACCTCAAAGTAGGACGCGTCGCGCTTCAGGCCGGCGAACTGGCCGGCTTTCCAGCGCTGCTCGACTGGGTCGTGCGTGGCCGAGAAGACGAAGCAGTGCGCGTGCAGGTGCGGATCGGGGACGCCGTCCACCGGCCGCGAGGTGAAATGGACGAACTCGCCCCAGACCATGTTGCCCGTGGTGCGGTCTTCATTGCTGCCGCCAATGCGGACGCGAGCCTGCATCTCGCGCTCCATATCCGCCATCGTGGTGCCGACAGCGTCGCGGAAGGCGTCCAGAATCCGCTCGTCGTTCGTCAGCCCGTATAACAGCGAGACGCTCTTTGGGACGTGGAAGTTGAAGTCGTAGCCGACTCGGCGGTTGGTTTGATTCGTTCTCGCCGTGAGTCGCTCGCTGGTGTTCGGGTCGAGATTCTGGCACAGCGCGTCCCATTGGGCCTTCTGA is part of the Humisphaera borealis genome and encodes:
- the mobF gene encoding MobF family relaxase gives rise to the protein MLRITQNTSAAGAMSYYSTADYYTEGQELSGRWHGLGAERLGLSGDIQKAQWDALCQNLDPNTSERLTARTNQTNRRVGYDFNFHVPKSVSLLYGLTNDERILDAFRDAVGTTMADMEREMQARVRIGGSNEDRTTGNMVWGEFVHFTSRPVDGVPDPHLHAHCFVFSATHDPVEQRWKAGQFAGLKRDASYFEVVFHARMAENLGDLGLAVERTGNGYEIAGMSDRALLAAFSRRTTQIEAKAEAEGINDPKAKSELGAKTRVRKAKNLTMDELRAEWASRLGEGDRDAFDAVAGRIGAEPVRMSPQFATAAIEQATEHCFERKSVVPERDLLAVAMKRSLGQTSERSIHAAYRRSDYLSATRDGRTMITTPQVLEEEKRMIEFARAGRGACVPISQSPHVFERDWLNADQRRAVEHVLTSRDRVVLVRGAAGVGKTSMMKEAVEAIEKTGRQVFAFAPSADASRGVLREQEGFAAADTVARLLVDTELQQKIRGQIVWIDEAGLLGTKAMRQVFDLARDLHARVILMGDKRQHGSVERGAALRLLETEAGCVPTEIRDIQRQKGQYKQAVRAVSEGRVAEGFKRLDELGWIKESPEQDRYQHLAADYVSSVAAGESALVVSPTHREAAKITAEIRAKLQHLGRLKPNERTVKVLRNTNLTQAERADPVRYGPDSVIVFHQNAKGHRKGDQLTMTGQPLPLDQAARFTVFESGELAVAEGEVIRITHNGKTLGGQRLNNGATYTVAGFTAKGDIRLSNGWVVSKDFGHLAHGYVTTSHASQGKSVDHVILGQSAESLPASSQQQFYVSVSRGKSRVTIHTDDKRALLEAVTRTDDRQTATELLADPRDRVRIIETDRIARDQLQPHPPALSLHPHQEREVALER